A single Thunnus thynnus chromosome 6, fThuThy2.1, whole genome shotgun sequence DNA region contains:
- the si:ch73-70k4.1 gene encoding uncharacterized protein si:ch73-70k4.1 gives MAENYSKSRLKRKKSCVTEYEPEISSRAPPRKSPPTLPPADCNVTVTVTAEADRSVAPAAVWWNREQLPAVETLYALTLKSALQHLENQHWDLVPDLPVPSTARDTSQQVDEQQWCDLNEEVPPFPEPNQPDPLSLNSSQQTRQGESSSAGPSSVREEEGRRAGEHEEEEKEKRETRLVNKQPLTNQVKVFDSRAPPQEEGRNEEEVMEDEEEEEDVQRSGRGDEGVAAGGRLQTCPMCLLVFPAGFTQMDCDSHLAQCLSEMNVDITW, from the exons ATGGCTGAAAATTACTCAAAGTCAAgactgaaaagaaagaaatcttGTGTTACAGAGTACGAGCCGGAAATATCCTCCCGGGCACCACCGAGGAAGAGTCCTCCAACTCTGCCGCCGGCTGACTGTAACGTTACCGTTACCGTTACCGCTGAGGCTGACCG GTCAGTGGCTCCTGCAGCAGTGTGGTGGAACAGAgagcagctgcctgctgtggagACTCTGTACGCGTTGACGCTGAAGTCTGCTCTGCAGCACCTGGAGAACCAGCACTGGGACCTGGTTCCTGATCTCCCAGTTCCATCTACAGCG AGAGACACATCACAACAGGTAGATGAACAGCAGTGGTGTGACCTCAATGAAGAGGTTCCTCCCTTTCCTGAACCAAACCAGCCAGATCCACTCAGTCTCAACTCCAGCCAGCAGACCCGGCAGGGAGAGTCATCCTCAGCCGGTCCCTCCAgtgtcagagaagaagagggaagaAGAGCGGGAGAacatgaagaagaggagaaggagaagagagaaaccAGACTGGTCAACAAACAGCCTCTCACAAACCAGGTGAAGGTCTTCGACAGCAGAGCTCCTCCACAGGAGGAGGGCCGaaatgaggaggaggtgatggaggatgaagaggaggaggaggatgtgcaGAGGAGTGgcagaggagatgaaggagTAGCAGCAGGAGGACGACTGCAGACCTGCCCCATGTGCCTGCTGGTGTTCCCTGCTGG GTTCACACAGATGGACTGTGACAGCCACCTGGCCCAGTGTCTCTCCGAGATGAACGTGGACATAACCTGGTGA